The genomic interval TGCCCGGGCTGAAGGTCGTGCGCCCGACGACGCCGGCGGACGCCAAGGGGCTGCTGAAATCGGCGATCCGCGACGACAACCCGGTCATCTTCATCGAGGCCGAGACGCTCTACAACGTGAAGGGCGAGGTGCCCGACGACCCGGACTTCCTGATCCCGCTCGGTCAGGCGATCGTCCGCCGCGAGGGGACCGACGTGACCGTCATCGCCTACATGGGCATGATGTACCGGGCGCTCGAGGCGGCCGAGGAGCTCGCGAAGGAGGGCATCTCCGTCGAGCTCGTCGATCCCCGCACGCTGCGTCCCATGGACACCGAGACGATCGTCGGCTCCGTGCGGAAGACCCACCGCGCCGTCGTCGTGGAGGCGGGCGCGGGCTTCGCCGGCATGGGCTCGGAGATCGCGTCGTCCATCACCGAGCAGGCCTTCGACGACCTCGACGCGCCCGTCGAGCGCGTCACCGGCGCGAACGCGCCGATGCCCTACGCGAAGAACCTCGAGAAGCTCAAGACGCCGACGAAGGAGCGGATCCTCGCCGCGATCCGCCGCGTCTGCAACGCGAACGGGGGCTGAGCCATGGCCATCTCCAAGGTCGTCATGCCGAAGCTCTCCGAGGCGATGGAGAGCGGCAAGATCATCAAGTGGCTGAAGCGCGAAGGGGACCGCGTCCAGGGGGGCGACATCCTCGCGGAGGTGGAGACCGACAAGGCCGACGTCGAGATGGAGGCGTTCGGCGCGGGCGTCCTCCGCAAGATCCTCGTCCCGGCCGGCGAGAAGGCGCCGGTGGGGACGCTGATCGCCGTCATCGCCGAGCCGGCCGACGACATCTCGGCGCTGCTCGCGTCAGCGCCGACCGCTGTCGCCGCGGAGGCCGGGGCGGCGGGGAGCGCTTCCGCTCGGAACGACACTCGCTCAGCGCCCCCCGCCGCCCCGGTCCCCGCCGCGGCACCGGCAGCCGCCCCGCCGCGGCCCACCGTGGTGTCGCCCCCGGCTCCGACGACGCCCGCAGTCAGCGTCGCGGTACCGGCAGCGACCGGGCGCGTGAAGGCGTCGCCGCTCGCGAAGAAGATCGCGGCCCAGTCGGGCGTGGACCTCCGGCTCCTCCAGGGGTCGGGCCCGGGCGGACGCATCATCCGCCGCGACGTCGAGGCCGCCTCGCAGCGCGGCCCGGGCCCGATGCCGGCCGTCGGCGTGCCGGCGGTCGAGGGCCCCGAGTACGAGGACCGGCCGCTCACGCAGATCCGGGCCGCGATCGCGCGGCAGATGCCCCTGTCGAAGGCCCCCGTGCCCCACTTCTACGTCACGAGCGAGGTCGCGATGGACCGGGCGTGGGCCCTCCGCGAGGAGCTCCACGCGCTCGAGGGCCAGCCAAAGATCTCGGTGAACGACCTCGTCGTCCGCGCGTGCGCCCTCACCCTGCTGCGGCACCCCGGCGTGAACGCCTCGTTCCAGGGCGCCTCGATCCGCGTCTACCACCGCGCCCACATCGGCATCGCGGTCGCGCTCGAGGACGGCCTCATCACGCCGGTCCTCCGCGACTGCCAGGCGAAGTCGCTCGCTCAGATCGCCGTCGAGGCGCGTGACCTCGCCGAGCGCGCGCGGACGCGCAAGCTGCGCGTGAGCGAGATCTCGGGCGCGACGTTCTCCATCTCGAACCTCGGGATGTTCGATGTCGCCGAGTTCTCGGCGATCATCAACCCGCCCGAGGGCGCGATCCTCGCCGTCGGCTCGGTGCGCCGCGTGCCCGTCGTCGAGGACGCGGGCCTGGGCGTCGGGCGTCGCATGATGCTGACGCTCTCCTGCGACCATCGCGTCATGGACGGCGCGATGGGCGCGCGCTTCCTCCAGGACCTCAAGCGGCTCCTCGAGGAGCCGCTGCGCCTCCTGGTCTAGCGCGATGGCCCGGCACGCCTTCGACGTCGCCGTGGTGGGCACCGGCCCGGGCGGCTACGTCGCCGCGATCCGCTGCGCCCAGCTCGGGCTCTCCGTCGCGACCGTCGAGGACGACCGGCCGGGCGGGGTCTGCCTCAACTGGGGCTGCATCCCGACGAAGGCACTCCTGCGCAACGCCGAGGTCCTCGACCTCATCGGCCGCGCCGCCGAGTTCGGGATCCGTGTGAGCGGCGTCGAGGCGAGCTACGCGGAGGCGGTCCAGCGCAGCCGCCGGGTGGCCGACCGCATGGCCAAGGGCGTCGAGTTCCTCTTCCGGAAGAACAAGATCACGCTCTTCCCGGGGCGCGGCGTGCTCCGGGCGCGCGGCACGGTCGAGGTGACGGGCGCGTCGGGCGTGGAGACGCTCGAGGCGAAGGCGGTGATCCTCGCGACCGGCTCCGAGCCGAAGTCGCTGCCCGGCGTCGCGATCGACGAGAAGACGGTCGTCTCGTCGAACGGCGCCGTGCGGAACGAGACGAAGCCCGCCTCGCTCGTCATCATCGGCGCCGGGGCGGTCGGCGTCGAGTTCGCCGACGTGTACGCGGCCTACGGCGTCAGGGTGACGGTCCTGGAAGCGCTCCCGCGCATCGTCCCGATCGAGGACGAGGACTGCTCGAAGGAGCTGGCGCGCGCGTTCGGCCGGCGCGGCATCGAGCTCAAGACCGGGGTGAAGGTCGCCTCGGTCAAGGCCGGCGGGCGGGGCGCGATCGTCGAGACCGACGCGGGCAAGCTCGAGGCCGAGCAGGTGCTGATGGCCGTCGGCCGCGGCGCGAAGGTGACGGGGCTCGGCCTCGAGGCGCTCGGCGCAGAGCTCGAGCGCGGCTTCGTGAAGGTGTCGCCGCGGATGGAGACCGGGGCGAAGGGAGTCTACGCGATCGGCGACATGGCCGGCCCGCCGCTCCTCGCGCACAAGGCGATGGCCGAGGGCGTCGTCGCCGCCGAGGCGATCGCCGGGCGCGACCCGCGCCCGGTGGACTACGCC from Candidatus Methylomirabilota bacterium carries:
- a CDS encoding dihydrolipoamide acetyltransferase family protein, with amino-acid sequence MAISKVVMPKLSEAMESGKIIKWLKREGDRVQGGDILAEVETDKADVEMEAFGAGVLRKILVPAGEKAPVGTLIAVIAEPADDISALLASAPTAVAAEAGAAGSASARNDTRSAPPAAPVPAAAPAAAPPRPTVVSPPAPTTPAVSVAVPAATGRVKASPLAKKIAAQSGVDLRLLQGSGPGGRIIRRDVEAASQRGPGPMPAVGVPAVEGPEYEDRPLTQIRAAIARQMPLSKAPVPHFYVTSEVAMDRAWALREELHALEGQPKISVNDLVVRACALTLLRHPGVNASFQGASIRVYHRAHIGIAVALEDGLITPVLRDCQAKSLAQIAVEARDLAERARTRKLRVSEISGATFSISNLGMFDVAEFSAIINPPEGAILAVGSVRRVPVVEDAGLGVGRRMMLTLSCDHRVMDGAMGARFLQDLKRLLEEPLRLLV
- the lpdA gene encoding dihydrolipoyl dehydrogenase, with the protein product MARHAFDVAVVGTGPGGYVAAIRCAQLGLSVATVEDDRPGGVCLNWGCIPTKALLRNAEVLDLIGRAAEFGIRVSGVEASYAEAVQRSRRVADRMAKGVEFLFRKNKITLFPGRGVLRARGTVEVTGASGVETLEAKAVILATGSEPKSLPGVAIDEKTVVSSNGAVRNETKPASLVIIGAGAVGVEFADVYAAYGVRVTVLEALPRIVPIEDEDCSKELARAFGRRGIELKTGVKVASVKAGGRGAIVETDAGKLEAEQVLMAVGRGAKVTGLGLEALGAELERGFVKVSPRMETGAKGVYAIGDMAGPPLLAHKAMAEGVVAAEAIAGRDPRPVDYAGVPSCTYCRPQVASIGATEAAARAKGREVAVGKFPFTASGKAVALGETEGFVKVVADKATGEILGVHIVGPEATEIIHEFAVGRTLEATLEEMIHTIHAHPTLSEAALEATLGALGQAIHL
- a CDS encoding pyruvate dehydrogenase complex E1 component subunit beta encodes the protein MAVTTYREALNQALREEMRRDPRVFLIGEEVGLYDGAYKVTQGLLKEFGPKRVVDTPICESGFTGVGIGAAMVGLRPVVEMMTFNFSLVAIDQIVNTAAKLHYMSGGQFSVPMVIRGPGGPASQLAAQHSQSMETYFYHVPGLKVVRPTTPADAKGLLKSAIRDDNPVIFIEAETLYNVKGEVPDDPDFLIPLGQAIVRREGTDVTVIAYMGMMYRALEAAEELAKEGISVELVDPRTLRPMDTETIVGSVRKTHRAVVVEAGAGFAGMGSEIASSITEQAFDDLDAPVERVTGANAPMPYAKNLEKLKTPTKERILAAIRRVCNANGG